The Agromyces sp. G08B096 DNA window GCGGGACCGCGGCGAAGTACTGCCCGGTCTGCCGACGCACCTCGGCGTTGGAGTGGATCTCCGGCGCACGCGGAGCCCAGCTGTACTCTTCCGAACCGAGCGCGGGCCAGGGCACCGTCGAGCTGAGTTCGGCGGCGCTGATCCGATCCGCGGGCATGAGGCGAGTATACCTTCACGTAGCGCAGTAAATGCAGGTATGGCGTGTTCGCGCCCTCGGATCACCATCGGCGGACGCGGTGCCTCGACACGGGCGCCTGCCGCCCGAAGTCGCCAGATCCGCAGATTCGGCGGTGCCTCGAGCGGCTCAGTTCTTCTGGAGCTTGACCGCCGATCCCCGCCATCGTCTTGTTGGGGATCGGTGTGATCGCACGGTGGGTCCACACGCCGTGACCCGACGTGCGGTGCTGCAGCTGCTTCCCCGTGAGGGATGCCCGCGCTCCTCGAGGCGGACACCCCTCACGGGTTCGCGGTGGGGCGATCCTGCTCAGGCGTTGAACGGCTTCGCCCATCGGATCCGTCCGCTCGGCAGCGCGCGGCGCGGGTCGACGCTCAGCGCCATGACGGCGTCATCCGGAGCGTCGATCGGTGCCGTGATCCCGTGAGCCGAGGCCCGCTCGAACCCGAACCGCGGGTAGTAGCCGGGGTGTCCGACGAGCACGATGGCGTGCTCGCCTCGTTCAGCGGCGGCCGAGATCGCCGCGCGGATCAGCGCTCCGCCCACGCCGCGGCTCTGCACCTCGGGACGAACCGAGACCGGGCCGAGGATCAGTGCCGGCCATTCGTCGATATGACAGCGCGTCAGCAGCACGTGCCCGACGAGGCCCCCCTCCGGATCCTCCGCGACCAACGACAGGCCACGGATCCAGGCTGGATCGTCGCGCAGCGCGTCGATGAGGTCGGCCTCGAGGGCGGTGGTGAATGCCGCGAGGGTGATCTCGCGGATGGTGGTGAGGTCAGTGCGCGATTCAGCGCGGATGATCCACTTGGTGGACAACGTGGTGACTCCGTTCAGGTGTTCGTACGATGCCCCGCGAACTCGCGCTCGAGCAGGGCGATGACAGACGATTCAGGCCAGAACCCGGGAGGCGAGCACTGCCCGGGCGCGACGATGCGCGGCCGACGGCGCGGTCATCAACTCACCTCGAAACGACGGTCGGTACGAACAGGAACCGCCTGAGCCTATGCCCCTTCACGCTCCCGTTCAAGGTGTCGCGCAGGCGGCCGGCACCGCATCTCCGGCCAGGACAGGAGATACTGGAGCATGTCCTCCTCCGTGGAACGCCGCTCCAACCCCGCCGCCTGGGCCGCCTTCTGGTTCGGGCTGGCCGGCCTCGTGCTCATGCCGATCCCGCTGTTCATCGGGCTGATCCTCGGCGGCGGCCTCTCGATCGTGGCCGCCGTCCTCGCCGTGATCGCCCTCCTCAAGGGGCTCGCGCGGAGCGGCAAGGGCATCGCGCCCGTCGTGTTCGCCGCGATCTTCATCGCGCTCACTTGGGCCGGTATCTCAGCCGGCGGCGGCACCATCTGGTAGATCGTCCGGAGCCCCGTGGCGCTCAGCGCCGGAGCATCCCCGGCGGTCCCGGGGCGCACGCCCGGGATGCGACCAGGGTGGCCGACCGGTGCCCGCCCACCCCATGGTGGCCGATCGTCGGAACGACTCGCGGCACCCGCCGCGAGCCCGACCGAACGGGAGAGCAACGACCATGACCACTTCGAACCCCACCATCGTCCTCGTGCACGGCGCCTTCGCCGATTCCGCCAGCTGGAACGGCGTGCTCCAGCGCCTCCAGGCCGTCGGCCTCCGCACCGTGGCCGTCGCCAATCCGCTCCGCAGCCTCGAGGGTGACGCCGCCTATCTTCGCGACGTCGTCGCGACGCTGGACGGACCCGTCGTGCTGGTGGGCCATTCGTACGGCGGCATGGTGATCAGCGAAGCGGCCGCCGGCCTCGACGCCGTCGCGGCGCTGGTCTTCGTCGCCGCATTCGCGCCTGACACGGGGGAATCGGCGCTGGAGCTCACGAACCGATTCCCGGGCGGCACGCTCGGCGACGCCGTCGCATCGTACGCCCTCGCGGGCGGCGGATCCGAGCTCGCGATCCGCGCCGAGGCGTTCCACGCCCAGTTCGCGGCGGATGTCCCGGGCGAGGAAGCCGCACTCATGGCGGCGACCCAGCGCCCGGTGGCCGAGGTCGCGCTCACGAGCGGGCTCACGGCGGCATCCCCGGCGTGGCGCCGCCTGCCGTCGTGGTTCGTCTACGGCGACGCCGATCGGAACATGCCGGTCGCCCTGCACCGGTTCTTCGCGGAGCGGGCCGGATCGCGCGGCACCCGGGAACTCCGCGGCGTTTCGCACGCGCTCACGGTCTCCGCGCCGGAGGAGGTCGCGGCGACGGTGCTCGACGCGGTCGCGGCACTGCGAGCCTGACCGGGCTCCGGTCCGGCGGCACGGGCGTCTGCTGGAAGGCACCCGTGCCCTGCCCGGGGGTGGACCAGTCACGGGCACCGGCGCGTGAGCGCGCACCTCCGCGGGATCGTGAGGGAGTGCCGATGGACGGCACCGCCACGAACAGGAGAGCGACCATGACCACCGTCCGTTTCACCCTCACGTCGGAACTGACCGCGCCGGAGCTCATGGCCGTGCTGACCGACTTCAGCCCGGCACGCGCGGAGCGCTGGCCCACGATCGACGCGGAGCACCTGGAGGTGCATGCGATCGGCGAGGACTGGGCCGAGGTGACCGAGGGCACGGCAGCCGCGTGGGAACGCGCCCGTTATGAATGGGATGCCGCGGCCAACCGGGTGGAGATCACCACGATCGACTCCAAGGTGTTCGGCCCCGGCGGCGGCTGGATCTTCCAGCTGACCCCCGAGGGCGAGCAGACCCGCGTCGATGTGGAACTCGTCCGCCGGCCGACCGCCCTCAAGGGGAAGCTGCTCGCCGCCCTGCTGCCCATCGTCGCGCCCGGGTCGCTGAGCCGTTCGTTCAGCGGTCCGCTGCGAGCGGTCCCGGCTGAGACGCCGGCCGCAGCCGCCTGACGACGGCGCGCCGAGCACCAGCCGGAACGGGCCCAGAAGAACCGAGAACCGAGAACCGAGAAACGAGGAACCGACCATGACCCGACTCATCGATCGCATCTTCGGGCGGAAGCCCGAGACGCCCGATCTGCCGCTGCCGAGCGGCACGTCCATCGAGGACGCACGCGCCGTCGAGCGGTACGAGCGGATGATCCGCACGGCACCCGCCGGCGTCATCGAGCGCGCCCACGTCGAGGCGTTCGAGCGCCTGACCCCCGCGCAGCTCGACCTGCTGTTCGCCAGACTGACCGCGGACGCTCAGCACGACGACGAGCGACCGGCGGATGCCGCGCCGGCCGAGCTCGCGCGCTCGGCGACCCGCGCCGAGCGGCGGCGACCCGGCGCCCTCTCCCGCAGCCTCGACGGCGCACCCGCCAGGACCGATGCGAGCGCACCGGCCGGAGCCGACGCGGGCGTCTGGGCCGCAGCCAGCATGTTCGACGCCATCGCCTGGTACGCCATCGCGTCTGTGGCATGGACCGCATGGGCCGGGTCGGCCGATCCGGCCCCGGACGACACCACGGCCCATGCCGCGGACGTCGACGGAAGCGACGCGGGCGACGCCGCAGGCGGCGGGGGCGGTGCAGACGCCGGCGACTTCTGGGACTTCGGCTTCTGACGCTCGGGGGCCGAACCGATCGCGAACCGGTCGGGAAGCGACGGAGGGCTCAGCCGGCGCCGGTCGCCGCCGGCAACCGCACCACGACCCGGAGTCCGCCGTCGTCGAGCGCCTCGATCGCGAGCTGCCCGTCGTGGGCCCGCACGATGCTCTGCACGATCGCGAGGCCGAGGCCCACCCCGACGTGATCCGACCGGATCCGCTCGGTCCCGCGCTGGAACGGCTCGGTGAGCGTAGCGACCGCCTGCGGGCTCAACCGCTCGCCCGTGTTCTCGACGCTCAGCCGCGCCTCTCCCCCGATGGTGGCCGTCTCGACGCGCACCGTGCCGCCGTCGGGGAGGTTGTGCACGACGGCGTTGTGCACGAGATTCGTCGCGACCTGCTGCAGCAGGGCCGGGGAGCCCTCGGCCCACGCCACGTCGCCCGAGACCGCGATGCTCACGCGGCGTCGCTCGGCGAGGGGCAGCAGCGTCTCCGCCGCCTCCTCGGCCACCAGCGAGAGGTCGACCTCGGTGCGGGTGAAGGCCCGCTGGTCGCTCCGGCTGAGCACGAGCAGGGCTTCCGTCAGCTCGATCGCGCGGGTGTTCACGGCCTCCAGCCGCTCGATGAGCTCAGGGCTCGGTCCTCCGGGGTCGCTGCGGGCGACCTCGAGCAGCGTGCGGCTGATCGCGAGCGGCGTGCGCAGCTCGTGCGAGGCGTTCGCGGCGAAGCGCTGCTGCTCGGCGACCTGCGCCTCGAGCCGGGCCAGCATGGTGTCGAAGCTGTCGGCGAGTTCACGGAACTCGTCTTGGCGGCCGGGCAGCTCGATCCGGTACGAGAGCGAACCCTTGGCCGCCCGGCGGGTGGCATCCGTGATCCGCGACAGCGGCGCGAGCATGCGGCCCGCGAGGAACCAGCCGCCGGCCAATCCGAAGACGAGCAGGAACAGCAGCGCCCACGCTGCGGCGGGCACGAACGCGCGCACCAGGTCGTCGCGGCCGGGGAAGAAGCCGTCGATCGTGTAATTCGCTCGTTCCGGGACGTATCGCAGCAGGAAGAGCCAGACCGCCGCGAGCAGCAGCGCGCTCGCCACGACGAGGAAGCCGGCGTAGCTGAGCGTGAACTTCAGGCGGACGCTGAGCCCCGGCTCCCTAGCCACGATCACCCGCCGTTCCTCCGGCGTCGATGCGGTACCCGACTCCCGGAACGGTGACGATCACCCACGGTTCGCCGAGACGCTTGCGCAGGGCGGAGACCGTGATGCGCACGGCGTTCGTGAAGGGATCGGCGTTCTCGTCCCAGGCGCGTTCGAGCAGTTCCTCGGAGCTGATCACGCCGCCATCGGCCTCCATCAGCACCTCGAGCACGGCGAACTGCTTGCGCGTGAGTGCCACGTACCGCCCGTCGCGGAACACCTCGCGCCGGAACGGGTCGAGCCGCAAGCCGGCGAGCTCGCGGATCGGCGGACGGCTGCGCCCGCGACGACGATCGAGGGCGCGCAGCCGCAGCACGAGCTCGCGCAGCTCGAACGGCTTGGTGAGGTAGTCGTCGGCGCCGAGTTCGAACCCCGTCGCCTTGTCGTCGAGGCGGTCGGCAGCGGTCAGCATGAGGATCGGGATGCCGCTGCCGGACGCGACGATGTGGGCCGCGATCTCGTCACCTGACGGCCCCGGGATGTCCCGGTCGAGCACGGCGATGTCGTACGCGTTCACGGCGAGCAGCTCCAGCGCCGTGTCTCCGTCGCCCGCGAGGTCGGCGGCGATCGCCTCGAACCGCAGCCCGTCGCGGATCGCCTCGGCCAGGTACGGCTCATCCTCGACGATCAGCACGCGCATGCCCCCATGGTAGGAGCGGGCGCATATCGCCGGCGTATCGCGCGCGACATACGCCCTCGCAACGGCCGGCTGCCTTGACTGGCCGCATGAGTCGAACGGTCCAGGCATCCATCGGTCATCGTCGCGCCGCCGGCGCTCGTCGTACTGCGGCGCTCGTCGCGACGGCCGTATGCGCGGTCGTCGCCGTGGCCGTCTTCGGCTGGGGCCCGTCGGTCGTCGGGTCGGTCGTCGACGCGGTCGGTGGTTCGAGCGGTGGTTCGGGCGGCTCGGCCGGTTCGGACGGCGCTTCGTGGGCCGACGGTGCGGTGGATGCCTCGGACGGCGAGCTGCCCGACGGGGTGAGCGTCTTCGACGACGGCTACCCCGGCGTCACTCGGCTCGAGCCGACCCTGCTCGCCGCGTTGCGGGCGGCGGGGTCGGCGGCCTCGGACGAGGGGATCGAGGTGCTCGTGACGAGCGGGTGGCGCTCGCCGGAGTATCAGGAGCGGCTGCTGCAGGATGCGGTGTCGACGTACGGCTCGGAGGAGGAGGCCGCCCGCTGGGTCGCGACGGCGGAGACCTCGGCGCATGTGTCCGGTGAGGCGGTCGATGTCGGCTCCTGGGACGCGATGGACTGGCTCGCCGAGCACGGGGCGGAGTTCGGTCTGTGCCGCACCTACGCGAACGAGCCGTGGCATTTCGAGTTCCAGCCGGATGCGCCCGACATGGGGTGCGCCGAGCTGTACGCCGATCCGACGGAGGATCCGCGGTTGCAGGGCTGACGCCGGCCAGGCCGTGTGCCGGATCCGTGCGTCAGTCCGGCAGCGTGACCGTGCCACCGGCGTCGAGCCGGCCGACGGAGAGCCCGCGTGAACCGTCGCGGTCGTCGATCGCGTACGGAACGCGGAGTCCGTCGCGCGGCAACCTGCCGTCGACGGTGCATGCGCTGCGGGACGTCCCGCCGGGCAGGAGGAGGACGAGGCAGAGTTCCTCCCCGTCGGAGGTACGCGCGATGTAGGCGGCAGGCCCGTCGAGCCGGCTGGCGAGCAGCCGCACGGAGGTCTCGTCGATCCCGCCCTCGACCTCGGCGGCGTTCGCCACCCGGGATGATTCGGCCGCCAGGGGGAGCTGGTCGATGAGGGCCAGCAGCTCGGTCTCCTCGAGCGGCATCCCCTCGTCCGGGCCGGCGCGCTGCGCCGCCGCCCACCCGAGGAACCCACCGACCACGAGGCCCCCGAGGCCCGCCACCGCCACCCACCGGGCGAGGCGAGCGCGCTCAGTGCGGTGCCGGCTCGGCCCGGCCTTCGCGGGGGCGGCCGCGGCGCCCGGTGCCTGCCGGGACGCGGCATCCGGATCGCTCGGATGGGCGGCGTGGCCCGAGACATCCGCCGGGCCGTTCTCCGGCGGACCGCCGGCGGGTGTCGGTCCGCTCAGTCCGCGCGCCGCCAGCGCCGCGAGTTCGTCGACCGCGCTGGCCCGCTCGGCGTCGGTCGAGTCCGCGCCGTAGGCGATCCGCTGCAGGTCGCGGATCCGGTATTCACTCGCGTCCACCCCGCCCCCTCGCCGACAGCCTGCACCGGTGGCCGGCGAGCGGCAAGGCGCGGCGCATGGTCGCCGGCCCGGTGCTGCGGCAGGATGGCGCCATGCAGCAGCGCTTCACGGCCATCGTCGAGCCGCACGAGAAGATGCGCGGACTCGAGGTCCCGCCGGAGGTCGTCGAGGCGCTCGGCGGCGGCAAGCGTCCGCGGGTCGTGGTGACGATCAACGGACACTCGTGGCGCACGCGCATCGCGATCATGCTCGGGCGCAACCTGATCGGCTTCAGCAACGCGAACCGGGCGGCCACCGGCGCGGAGGTCGGCGACGAGGTCGTCATCGACCTGTCGCTCGATGACGAACCGATCACCGTCGACGAACCGGCCGAGCTCAGCGCTGCCCTCGACGCCGACCCCGCTGCACGTACGGCGTTCGACGCCCTCACGCTCAGCCAGCGTCGGCAGCACGCCCGCGTGATCGGCCACGCGAAGGGGGCGGACACCCGCGCGCGGCGCGTCGAGAAGCTCCTCGCGGAACTTCGCGGCGCCTAGGCCCGGCACCGGGCACGGTTCCCACCGGCGCGGTTCCCACCGGCGCGGTCCGCGCCGCGCGCGTCACGCCTCGTGGACCGTGCGACCGCCGACCACGGTGCGGATGACCCGCGCCCCGAGCAACTCGTCGGGAGCCGACCCGAATACGTCCCGGTCCAGCACGATGAAGTCGGCGTGGAGGCCGGCCGCGATGCGACCGTACGACTCTTCGGCGCCGCACGCCCACGCCGCATCGCGCGTCGCGTGCTCGACCGCGGACACCAGCGGCAGCGCATAGGCCGGGACGTTCGGCGGCAGTGCGGGGTCGAGCGCCGAGCGCCTGGTCGCGGCGACGAACATGTTGGGCAGCGGCGCGTACGGCGAGGTGGGCGAGTCGGTGCCGAACACCAGGGGCGCGCCGGCGTCGGTCATCTCGGGCCACGGGAACCCGCGCTCGACGCGCTCGTCGCCGAGCATCGCTCGCCAGTTCTCCTGGATCGCGGGATCGGCGTGCACCGGCTGCATGCTCGCGGTGATGCCGAGCGCGGCCAGGCGGTCGATGTCGGCCCGCTCGACCACCTCGAGGTGCTCGATGCGATGACGGCGGTGCCGCGGGCCGTTCATCGCGATCGCGTGCTCGACGGCCGAGATCGCGATGCGGACCGCCTCGTCGCCGATCGCGTGCATGGCGATGCGCAGCCCGGCCGCGTCCGCCGCCGCGACCACCGGAGCGAGCTCGTCGAGGCTCCAGATCGGGTCGGGGTCGCTGCCGTCGGAGTACGGGTGCCCGACCGCCGCGGTGCAGCCGTCGACCGTGCCGTCGATCATGACCTTGACGCCCACGACCCTCAGCCACTCCGAGGCGTGAGCGGAGGCGAGCTCGACGGCCCGGGCGACTTCCGCCAGGTTCCGCGTCTCGTCGCCGGTGGGCTGCACGAGCCAATGGCCGGCGATGCGCGCCGTGAGCACGCCCGCTCGCTCGGCGCGCACCATGGCGGCGAGGTCGTCGTCGTCGAGACCCATGTCGGTCGTCGCGGTGACACCCGCAGCCGCGTACCCGCGCAGCGCCGAAGCCAGAGCCGCATCGAGGTCGTCGGCGGTCGTGAATCCGGCGAGCACCGGCCGGACGAGCAGGTGCATGGCGGTCTCGTCGACGAGTCCCGTGGCGCGGCCGTCGGCGTCGCGGTGGATCATGCCGCCCGCCGGATCGGCCGTGTCGTCGCCGATGCCGGTCTCGTCGAGCGCCGCCGTGTTGAGCCAGATGGAGTGGAAGTCGTACGCGTCGGCGTACACCGGGCGGTCGGCGACGACCGCGTCGAGCAGCTCCCGGCGGGGGCGACCGCCGACGGCGGCGTGCTGCCAGCCCTGCGCGCGGATGCGCGGCGCGTCGGGGTGGGCCTCGGCGAACGCCCGGATGCGCCGCTGGATCTCGTCGAGCGAGTCGGCGCCCCAGAGATCGACCTGCGCGGCCGCCTCCCCGGTGCCGATGACGTGCGCGTGC harbors:
- a CDS encoding N-acetyltransferase; amino-acid sequence: MSTKWIIRAESRTDLTTIREITLAAFTTALEADLIDALRDDPAWIRGLSLVAEDPEGGLVGHVLLTRCHIDEWPALILGPVSVRPEVQSRGVGGALIRAAISAAAERGEHAIVLVGHPGYYPRFGFERASAHGITAPIDAPDDAVMALSVDPRRALPSGRIRWAKPFNA
- a CDS encoding alpha/beta hydrolase; translated protein: MTTSNPTIVLVHGAFADSASWNGVLQRLQAVGLRTVAVANPLRSLEGDAAYLRDVVATLDGPVVLVGHSYGGMVISEAAAGLDAVAALVFVAAFAPDTGESALELTNRFPGGTLGDAVASYALAGGGSELAIRAEAFHAQFAADVPGEEAALMAATQRPVAEVALTSGLTAASPAWRRLPSWFVYGDADRNMPVALHRFFAERAGSRGTRELRGVSHALTVSAPEEVAATVLDAVAALRA
- a CDS encoding HAMP domain-containing sensor histidine kinase — its product is MAREPGLSVRLKFTLSYAGFLVVASALLLAAVWLFLLRYVPERANYTIDGFFPGRDDLVRAFVPAAAWALLFLLVFGLAGGWFLAGRMLAPLSRITDATRRAAKGSLSYRIELPGRQDEFRELADSFDTMLARLEAQVAEQQRFAANASHELRTPLAISRTLLEVARSDPGGPSPELIERLEAVNTRAIELTEALLVLSRSDQRAFTRTEVDLSLVAEEAAETLLPLAERRRVSIAVSGDVAWAEGSPALLQQVATNLVHNAVVHNLPDGGTVRVETATIGGEARLSVENTGERLSPQAVATLTEPFQRGTERIRSDHVGVGLGLAIVQSIVRAHDGQLAIEALDDGGLRVVVRLPAATGAG
- a CDS encoding response regulator transcription factor: MRVLIVEDEPYLAEAIRDGLRFEAIAADLAGDGDTALELLAVNAYDIAVLDRDIPGPSGDEIAAHIVASGSGIPILMLTAADRLDDKATGFELGADDYLTKPFELRELVLRLRALDRRRGRSRPPIRELAGLRLDPFRREVFRDGRYVALTRKQFAVLEVLMEADGGVISSEELLERAWDENADPFTNAVRITVSALRKRLGEPWVIVTVPGVGYRIDAGGTAGDRG
- a CDS encoding M15 family metallopeptidase, with protein sequence MSRTVQASIGHRRAAGARRTAALVATAVCAVVAVAVFGWGPSVVGSVVDAVGGSSGGSGGSAGSDGASWADGAVDASDGELPDGVSVFDDGYPGVTRLEPTLLAALRAAGSAASDEGIEVLVTSGWRSPEYQERLLQDAVSTYGSEEEAARWVATAETSAHVSGEAVDVGSWDAMDWLAEHGAEFGLCRTYANEPWHFEFQPDAPDMGCAELYADPTEDPRLQG
- a CDS encoding YdeI/OmpD-associated family protein — translated: MVAGPVLRQDGAMQQRFTAIVEPHEKMRGLEVPPEVVEALGGGKRPRVVVTINGHSWRTRIAIMLGRNLIGFSNANRAATGAEVGDEVVIDLSLDDEPITVDEPAELSAALDADPAARTAFDALTLSQRRQHARVIGHAKGADTRARRVEKLLAELRGA
- a CDS encoding amidohydrolase, encoding MTALYTNGRVFTADARRWATAIVVRDGRIAYVGDDDTARRIAGADPAHRAVDVVDLGGATVLPGFVDGHAHVIGTGEAAAQVDLWGADSLDEIQRRIRAFAEAHPDAPRIRAQGWQHAAVGGRPRRELLDAVVADRPVYADAYDFHSIWLNTAALDETGIGDDTADPAGGMIHRDADGRATGLVDETAMHLLVRPVLAGFTTADDLDAALASALRGYAAAGVTATTDMGLDDDDLAAMVRAERAGVLTARIAGHWLVQPTGDETRNLAEVARAVELASAHASEWLRVVGVKVMIDGTVDGCTAAVGHPYSDGSDPDPIWSLDELAPVVAAADAAGLRIAMHAIGDEAVRIAISAVEHAIAMNGPRHRRHRIEHLEVVERADIDRLAALGITASMQPVHADPAIQENWRAMLGDERVERGFPWPEMTDAGAPLVFGTDSPTSPYAPLPNMFVAATRRSALDPALPPNVPAYALPLVSAVEHATRDAAWACGAEESYGRIAAGLHADFIVLDRDVFGSAPDELLGARVIRTVVGGRTVHEA